Proteins encoded within one genomic window of Oncorhynchus nerka isolate Pitt River linkage group LG17, Oner_Uvic_2.0, whole genome shotgun sequence:
- the LOC135559553 gene encoding cyclin-dependent kinase inhibitor 1B-like yields MSDVRLSNGSPTLERTDARLSDHPKPSACRIIFGSPDREELRRDLKGHLQEMEAAASAKWNFDFSSHTPLSNGRFKWELMDCKDVPNFYTRTQRSVKDVCPSGNNTMDLNGNHSCVMVTPRQPSDNTERSESQMESKEQCTGRRKRPACHEYPSSQNKRSHSSSNEVTPCPSLEYTPRKASPRTQT; encoded by the exons ATGTCAGATGTTCGACTTTCAAATGGGAGCCCAACGTTGGAAAGGACGGATGCTCGGTTGTCGGATCACCCCAAACCGTCAGCCTGCAGAATCATTTTCGGCTCACCGGATCGCGAAGAGTTAAGGCGGGATTTAAAGGGACATTTGCAAGAGATGGAAGCGGCGGCCTCAGCGAAGTGGAACTTCGATTTTTCAAGCCACACACCTCTATCGAACGGGAGATTCAAATGGGAATTAATGGATTGTAAAGACGTTCCAAATTTCTACACCAGAACGCAACGATCAGTGAAAGACGTTTGTCCCTCTGGGAATAACACTATGGATCTAAATGGGAATCATAGTTGTGTGATGGTGACTCCCCGGCAGCCCTCCGACAACACGGAGAGGTCAGAGAGCCAAATGGAGAGTAAAGAGCAGTGCACCGGGCGGAGAAAAAGACCAGCCTGCCATGAAT ACCCCTCGTCCCAAAATAAAAGGTCACACAGTAGTTCGAATGAAGTTACTCCTTGCCCAAGCTTAGAATATACACCCAGGAAAGCCAGTCCCAGGACTCAAACGTGA